AAGATGTCAGGTAGACCGCCAGCCATCGGCCGCTGCCTGCCCATTGGGTCTGACCCGCGGGTCAGACCCTAATGCCGCAGTGGGGACGCGGCTTTGTTCGTTCCAACAATCTCGCAGCGTTGGCAGCATCGGGGTCTGGTCCTGCGGACCTGACCCCAGTTCTGCGAGCCGCGCCAATTTTGATCATAACTTAACGGCATTAGGGGCAGACCTTGGTGTAACGCCAGCCAGGACTTGACATCTCGAGCGCGCTTGCTTGATTATATGGCAACACTCAACAGGAGCCAGCATGCCGATTCCATCCTTCGCCCGCCGCACCTTCCTCGCGTCGCTGCTCGCCCTGGGCGCAGCCGCCTTCGCGCCGGCCTACGGCCTTGACCTCAAGCTCGAGCGCATCAGCGTCACCACCGTAGGCAAGGGCAGCGATGTGGTGCTGATCCACGGCCTCAGTTCGTCGCCGCGGGTATGGCGCGAACTGATCGCCGCGCAGCCGAACCACCGCTACCACCTGGTGCAGATCGCCGGATTCGCCGGCCGCCCCAGCGGCGCCAATGCCGACGGCGACGTGGCCGCCCCAGTGGCAGAAGAAGTCGCGCGCTACATCGCCGCGAGCGGACTCAATAAACCGGCGGTGATCGGCCACTCCATGGGCGGCACGATCGGCATGATGCTCGCCGCGCGCCATCCCGAGTCGTTGTCGAAGCTGATGGTGGTCGACATGGTGCCCTTCCTCGGCGCGCTGTTCGGCCCTCCCGGCACGACCGCGCAAAGCGTCAAACCGATCGCCGACGGCTGGCTGGCGCAGTCGCGCGCGGCCGAGCCGGCGGCGCGCCGCGCGCGCTCGGAAGCCAACATCAAGACCATGATCGATACGGTCGCCATGCGCCCGGGTGCCCTCGACGATTCCTTCACCAGCGATCCGGATGTGGCGGCGCGCGCCATGCATGAACTGATCGCCACCGACCTGACGCCGGAACTGGCGCGCATCAGCGTGCCGACGACCGTGCTGTATGTGACGCCGAAGGCACCGGGCCTGACGGACGAGAAGATCGACGGCTTGTACCAGGCGGCCTACACGCCGCTGAAGGGCGCGAAGCTCAAACGCATCCCGGCCAGCGCGCACTTCATCATGTGGGATCAGCCGGCGACGTTCCAGGCCGAAGTGAAGACCTTCCTAGGTGACTGAAGATGGGGTCAGGTCCGCCGGACCAGACCCCGATACCGCCGCTGCCTGCTCCTGCGCGCGCCGCTGCTTGACCGCATACATCGCCGTATCGGCGTAATCGAGCAGCTGCAGCACGCTGTCGCCATGCTCGGGGTACATCGCCACGCCGATGCTTGGCCGCGAGACCACTTCGCGCCCGCCGATATCGACCGGGCGCTCGAACGCCTGCAGGATCTTCTGCGTCACATGCTCGGCGTCCTGCGGCGTGGCCACCGCTTCGAGCAGCACCACGAATTCGTCGCCGCCCAGCCTTGCCACGGTGTCCGCCTCGCGCACGCAGTGCTGCAGGCGCACGCCCACTTCCTTGAGCAGCAGGTCGCCCGCCCAGTGCCCGTACCGGTCGTTGACCTGCTTGAACTTGTCCAGGTCCAGGTAGAGCAGGGCGAACCCCTGCGCGCTGCGCCCGGCGCGCGCGAGCGCCGATTCGAGGCGGTCATGGAACAGCTGGCGGTTGGGCAGCCCGGTCAGCGCGTCGTGCCGCGCCATGTGCTGCAGCTGATGCTGCATCTGCATCCGCTCGACGGCGGTGTCGAGCTGCGCGGCGACGAACTGCATCAGCGCCTGGTCCTGCTCGGTGTAAGGCGCCGCGCCAGGCAGGCTCCTGACGACGATGGCGCCTACCGTGCTGTTGCCCGATGCGAGCGGCACGCCCAGCCAGTACGGTGCGACCGTGGCGCCGGCGGCGCGCAGCGCTTCCGGCAGCGCATCGCGGTTTTGCGGTGTCAGCAGGAGCGGCCGGCCGCTGCGCGCCACGTGTGCGCACAGCGGCGCGGCCGCCGTCATGTCCGGCGCGGCCGCAACGCCATGTTCGTCGACGTGGTAGGACAGCGTCACCAGGTCCTGCTGCTGGTCGTACAGCGCGATGGTGAAGCCGGGCGCCGGCAGCAGTTCCTTGACGATCTGGTGGACCAGCGCGAACAGGGCCGGCAGGCTGCTGGCGGCGATGGCCGCCTCGGAAATTGCGTACAGCGCCGCGCGCAGGCGTTCGCCGCGCTTGCGCTCGGTGACGTCGCGCGCCACCGCGATGCGCAGCTGGTCCGCCTCCGACCAGCGCGCCGTCCACATGATGTCGATGTAGTGGCCGTCCTTGTGCACATAGCGGTTTTCGAACAGGGGATCGGCCGGCCCGGCGATCACTTCGTCCACCCGCGCCAGCGTGCGCGCGCGATCCTCCGGTGCGACCAGGTCGATCATGGACATTCCCACCATGTCCTGCGGCCGGTAGCCGAAGATGCGTTCGCCCGCCGCGCTGACGAACACGAAGCGGCCGGTCATGTCGACCGCGCATACGGCGTCGAGCAGCAGGTCCAGGACGTTGGCGGAAAGTGTGAAATCTGCGGTTTTCATCTGGTAAAGAGTGTAGCCGATATCGCTCGCGGCGGCTGCGGCGCCGGGCCGCATTGCCCATGTTGGCACCATGCCAAGGGTGATCTTTTGTCACGCGGCAAATCGAAGCGCGCCAATCGCCCGTAGGATCGCTTTAAGTTGACGGACCGTCCAGTAAACGACTCCGCGATGCAACAGATGAGCGCAAATCCATTGTCGAGGACCGATTTTCGTTGACGCTGCTGGCGCTTCCGTTAGACCATTCTGTATGGCAATTTTTTGCCGCTCCTCCATCCGCCATTCCTTCAGAAAGCTCCCCGTGGTTGTCCAATTCCTACGCAATTTGTCGATCAAACAGAAGCTCATGCTCAGCATGGCTGCCTGCCTGCTGCTGTTTCTTGCGATTTCCGCAACGCTCAGCATTACCCTGACCGGAAAGGGACTGCGCACCCGCGTGGTCGAACAGGAACTGCCGGCCGTGGTCGGCGAGATCCGCAACGACATCCTGCGCCAGATCGCGTTGCCGATGTCGGCATCGCTCGCCGTGGCGAACAACACCTTCCTGACCGGCTGGGAAGCGGGCGGCCTCGATGAAGCCGGCGTGGCCGCATGGGTCGCCTACGCCGAGAAGGTCAAGGCGGTCAACAAGGCCGCCACGGTTTTCTGGGCCTCCGAATCGACCGGCAAATTCTTCACCGAGAAGGGCTACGACCGCACGCTGACCAAGACCGCGCCGGCCGACCAGTGGCTGCCGGCTTTCCTCGCCAGCGGCAAGGCGTATGAGCTGAACCTGCAGCGCGACGTGACCACCAAGGTCATGATGATGTTCATTAACGCCCGCGTCGACGCCGGCGCCGGCAAGCTCGGTGCGGCCGGCCTGGGCCTGTCGGTCGATGCGATGGCCAATTCGGTCAGCGCCTACCATGTCGGAAAATCCGGTTTCGTCTACCTGGTGCGCGCCGACGGCACCGTGCTGGTGCATCGCGACGCCGCGCTGGCCGACGGCAAGCACCTGCTGAAGGA
This window of the Massilia sp. R2A-15 genome carries:
- a CDS encoding alpha/beta fold hydrolase; this encodes MPIPSFARRTFLASLLALGAAAFAPAYGLDLKLERISVTTVGKGSDVVLIHGLSSSPRVWRELIAAQPNHRYHLVQIAGFAGRPSGANADGDVAAPVAEEVARYIAASGLNKPAVIGHSMGGTIGMMLAARHPESLSKLMVVDMVPFLGALFGPPGTTAQSVKPIADGWLAQSRAAEPAARRARSEANIKTMIDTVAMRPGALDDSFTSDPDVAARAMHELIATDLTPELARISVPTTVLYVTPKAPGLTDEKIDGLYQAAYTPLKGAKLKRIPASAHFIMWDQPATFQAEVKTFLGD
- a CDS encoding diguanylate cyclase domain-containing protein — encoded protein: MKTADFTLSANVLDLLLDAVCAVDMTGRFVFVSAAGERIFGYRPQDMVGMSMIDLVAPEDRARTLARVDEVIAGPADPLFENRYVHKDGHYIDIMWTARWSEADQLRIAVARDVTERKRGERLRAALYAISEAAIAASSLPALFALVHQIVKELLPAPGFTIALYDQQQDLVTLSYHVDEHGVAAAPDMTAAAPLCAHVARSGRPLLLTPQNRDALPEALRAAGATVAPYWLGVPLASGNSTVGAIVVRSLPGAAPYTEQDQALMQFVAAQLDTAVERMQMQHQLQHMARHDALTGLPNRQLFHDRLESALARAGRSAQGFALLYLDLDKFKQVNDRYGHWAGDLLLKEVGVRLQHCVREADTVARLGGDEFVVLLEAVATPQDAEHVTQKILQAFERPVDIGGREVVSRPSIGVAMYPEHGDSVLQLLDYADTAMYAVKQRRAQEQAAAVSGSGPADLTPSSVT